From Lepisosteus oculatus isolate fLepOcu1 chromosome 8, fLepOcu1.hap2, whole genome shotgun sequence, one genomic window encodes:
- the nkap gene encoding NF-kappa-B-activating protein, with protein MPPIQRSRSRSSEAESSPRKRRHSRTSSGRSRSRSPAVKQSKHNGGSFKEERRTRWVRSVSRERDGPRPHNGSRHSRSRSREREARHSHGGYDKSRFDHYDKREDILRQRQEAFISRRLQERERIGELGAPEVWGFSPRVREPDSDEHTPVEEDNKKNSSSDSSSEEERKKKKKKKKKKKSKKRKHRKHSEDSESESDSEDEEDRKKRKKKKGKSKNKKKKPKKKKKAKKNRKESSDSSSEQSDEEEDEQNGELWVERTGVQDDLVGPEAPMTHLSQDDKPLNYGHALLPGEGAAMAEYVKAGKRIPRRGEIGLTSDEIASFEKSGYVMSGSRHRRMEAVRLRKENQIYSADEKRALASFNQEERRKRENKILSSFREMVYRKTKGKDEK; from the exons ATGCCGCCCATCCAGCGGTCAAGGAGCCGCAGCTCGGAGGCCGAGAGCAGCCCGAGGAAGAGGCGGCACAGCCGGACCAGCAGCGGCAGGAGTCGGTCGCGGAGCCCCGCGGTCAAGCAGAGCAAGCACAACGGGGGCTCCTTCAAAGAGGAGAGGAGGACGCGCTGGGTCAGGTCCGTTTCCCGGGAGAGAGATGGGCCGCGACCTCACAACGGCAGCCGGCACAGCCGCTCCAggtccagggagagagaggcgaGACACAGCCACGGCGGTTACGACAAGTCCCGGTTTGACCATTACGACAAAAGGGAAGACATTCTGCGGCAGAGACAAGAGGCCTTCATATCGAG GCGACTTCAGGAACGGGAGAGGATAGGGGAACTAGGAGCGCCTGAAGTCTGGGGATTTTCCCCAAGAGTCCGGGAGCCAGA TTCAGATGAACATACTCCGGTTGAAGAGGATAACAAGAAGAACAGCAGTTCTGATTCAAGTTCTGAGG AGgaaaggaaaaagaagaagaagaagaaaaagaaaaagaagtccAAGAAGAGGAAGCACAGAAAACATTCAGAAGACAGTGAGTCTGAAAGTGATTCTGAAG ATGAAGAAGACCGgaagaagagaaagaagaagaaaggcaaaagcaaaaacaaaaa GAAGAAGcctaaaaagaagaagaaggctaagaaaaacaggaaagagTCGAGTGACTCTAGCAGTGAGCAGTCTGATGAAGAGGAAGATGAACAGAATGGAGAACTCTGGGTGGAGAGAACAG GTGTTCAGGATGACCTTGTTGGTCCCGAGGCTCCGATGACTCATCTGTCCCAGGATGACAAACCCCTGAA CTATGGACATGCCCTGCTGCCAGGAGAAGGGGCTGCGATGGCGGAGTACGTTAAGGCAGGGAAGCGCATCCCTCGCAGAGGTGAAATTGGGCTGACCAGCGACGAGATTGCATCCTTTGAGAAATCTGGTTACGTCATGAGTGGGAGCAG GCATCGCCGCATGGAGGCTGTGCGTCTGCGTAAGGAGAACCAGATCTACAGTGCTGACGAGAAGAGAGCCCTGGCGTCCTTCAACCAGGAAGAACGGAGGAAGAGGGAGAACAAGATTCTCTCCAGTTTCCGGGAAATGGTCTACAGGAAAACCAAAGGCAAGGATGAAAAGTAA
- the zbtb33 gene encoding transcriptional regulator Kaiso isoform X2: MFDFPRYFAVIHNETVPSKKGNNVTADWIQIVTTTSSGLRFRNLAFATPVGRKINQQDFYFDSKKEGRAVLSAGIVGIGREKGGNAWFLQVKGLPGLSKDAAAGGEESSSDPKDLENGTGNPPSDLIIQDSCTAAMPIITEAFSLSAEEFKQTDGYVDEDSDNDDVIFCSELVPPRTGASGSTAQSAGPPTEIIDLEGPSEKEGDASGGEDSKEVSTAGSSEKQAEDGDKPEPNEKPPAKAPEGDKPAPGPSPAPAQPEPSPRPCPPQREPPDASSNPPPSPAGSSSWDSFCSPPSTPHFATASPLEAYHGPPPKDAYHGPPPKDAYHGPPPKDNQEGTGVQKKQVTTVLEASPAKPGEFKIKLSDVRSAIGAKNGAGQSSPQNLVAGKKTITLDKASEIDSLSTGCKVYANIGENTYDIVIPMKDDPGEGDSKASGGRKARMSSPYSQDSPSRKKVKVRHDDHYELIMDGRTFYVCIVCKRSYVCLTSLRRHFNTHSWEKKYPCRYCDKVFALAEYRTKHEIYHTGERRYQCLLCNEFFINYQLLSSHCKSAHNQDPSGRKEKDDTDNNLYRLLPCKSLQLKPYSYVPNSSGGIPIINEEGLVYHVDPSKTPQSSPGTQPPSTGKQVVNWDDIFVQPGAQPETYINPTEGTSEFEFVIPETY; encoded by the exons ATGTTTGATTTCCCCCGCTACTTCGCCGTTATACACAATGAAACAGTCCCAAGCAAAAAGGGGAACAATGTGACAGCAGACTGGATTCAGATCGTCACCACAACTTCAAGCGGTTTACGTTTCAGAAACCTGGCTTTTGCGACTCCTGTTGGCCGTAAGATTAACCAACAAGACTTTTATTTCGACAGCAAAAAGGAAGGGAGGGCTGTACTGTCTGCAGGTATCGTGGGTATTGgcagagagaagggagggaaCGCTTGGTTTTTGCAG GTTAAAGGCCTGCCTGGCTTGTCAAAGGATGCTGCTGCAGGCGGGGAGGAGTCTTCCTCGGACCCCAAAGATCTGGAAAACGGCACTGGAAACCCACCGAGCGACCTCATAATCCAGGATTCGTGCACAGCAGCCATGCCCATCATAACCGAGGCGTTCTCACTGTCTGCTGAAGAGTTCAAGCAGACAGATGGCTACGTGGATGAGGACTCCGATAATGAcgatgtcattttttgctctgaGCTTGTACCCCCAAGAACGGGGGCATCGGGGAGCACAGCTCAGTCCGCTGGGCCGCCCACTGAAATTATCGACTTGGAGGGGCCTTCCGAGAAGGAAGGGGACGCATCAGGAGGAGAAGACAGCAAGGAGGTTTCCACTGCCGGCTCTTCTGAGAAGCAGGCGGAGGACGGGGACAAACCGGAACCGAACGAAAAGCCTCCTGCCAAAGCCCCAGAGGGGGACAAGCCAGCCCCTGGTCCCAGCCCTGCGCCGGCCCAGCCTGAACCCAGTCCTCGGCCCTGTCCCCCTCAGCGGGAGCCCCCTGACGCAAGTAGCAATCCACCGCCGTCCCCTGCCGGCTCCTCCTCCTGGGACAGCTTCTGTAGCCCCCCATCCACCCCTCACTTCGCCACTGCCTCCCCCTTAGAGGCCTACCATGGTCCCCCGCCCAAGGACGCCTACCATGGTCCCCCGCCCAAGGACGCCTACCATGGTCCCCCGCCCAAGGACAACCAAGAAGGCACAGGCGTCCAGAAGAAGCAGGTGACCACAGTTCTCGAAGCTTCTCCGGCAAAACCAGGGGAGTTCAAAATCAAGCTGTCGGATGTGAGGTCAGCAATCGGAGCAAAGAATGGAGCTGGGCAGAGCTCCCCCCAAAACCTGGTGGCAGGGAAAAAGACGATTACGCTAGACAAGGCGTCAGAAATAGACTCTCTGTCTACAGGGTGCAAGGTTTATGCCAACATAGGAGAAAACACCTACGACATTGTGATTCCTATGAAGGATGACCCCGGGGAGGGAGATTCAAAAGCCAGCGGAGGGAGGAAGGCGAGAATGTCCTCTCCCTACAGCCAGGACTCGCCGAGCCGGAAGAAGGTCAAGGTCCGGCACGACGACCACTACGAGCTGATCATGGACGGGCGGACCTTTTATGTGTGCATCGTGTGCAAGCGCTCCTACGTGTGCCTGACCAGCCTGAGGCGGCACTTCAACACCCACTCGTGGGAGAAGAAGTACCCCTGCCGCTACTGCGACAAGGTGTTTGCCCTGGCGGAGTACAGGACGAAGCACGAGATCTACCACACGGGGGAACGCCGGTACCAGTGCCTGCTGTGCAACGAGTTCTTCATCAACTACCAGCTGCTGTCCTCGCACTGCAAGTCGGCGCACAACCAGGACCCCTCGGGGCGCAAGGAGAAGGACGACACTGACAACAACCTGTACCGCCTGCTGCCCTGCAAGTCCCTGCAGCTCAAGCCCTACTCCTACGTCCCCAACTCCTCGGGAGGCATACCCATCATAAACGAGGAGGGGCTCGTGTACCATGTGGATCCCAGCAAGACGCCCCAGTCCAGCCCGGGGACCCAGCCCCCCAGCACGGGCAAGCAGGTGGTGAACTGGGATGATATCTTTGTTCAGCCAGGTGCGCAGCCAGAAACTTATATTAACCCCACCGAAGGCACGTCGGAGTTTGAATTTGTTATACCAGAGACCTACTGA
- the zbtb33 gene encoding transcriptional regulator Kaiso isoform X1, with the protein MTSLKLISATDTQYSGTLLKSLNEQRTVGLFCDVTIIVQDRKFRAHKNILSASSSYFRQLFSVAGQVIELNFVKAEIFEEILNYIYSSKLIRVRSDMLEELIKSGETLGVNFIANLGLPLSQVKGLPGLSKDAAAGGEESSSDPKDLENGTGNPPSDLIIQDSCTAAMPIITEAFSLSAEEFKQTDGYVDEDSDNDDVIFCSELVPPRTGASGSTAQSAGPPTEIIDLEGPSEKEGDASGGEDSKEVSTAGSSEKQAEDGDKPEPNEKPPAKAPEGDKPAPGPSPAPAQPEPSPRPCPPQREPPDASSNPPPSPAGSSSWDSFCSPPSTPHFATASPLEAYHGPPPKDAYHGPPPKDAYHGPPPKDNQEGTGVQKKQVTTVLEASPAKPGEFKIKLSDVRSAIGAKNGAGQSSPQNLVAGKKTITLDKASEIDSLSTGCKVYANIGENTYDIVIPMKDDPGEGDSKASGGRKARMSSPYSQDSPSRKKVKVRHDDHYELIMDGRTFYVCIVCKRSYVCLTSLRRHFNTHSWEKKYPCRYCDKVFALAEYRTKHEIYHTGERRYQCLLCNEFFINYQLLSSHCKSAHNQDPSGRKEKDDTDNNLYRLLPCKSLQLKPYSYVPNSSGGIPIINEEGLVYHVDPSKTPQSSPGTQPPSTGKQVVNWDDIFVQPGAQPETYINPTEGTSEFEFVIPETY; encoded by the coding sequence ATGACGAGCTTAAAGCTGATTTCTGCAACAGACACACAGTATTCTGGGACATTGCTGAAGTCTCTTAATGAGCAGCGCACAGTTGGATTGTTCTGTGATGTCACCATCATTGTGCAGGACCGCAAATTCCGAGCCCACAAAAATATCCTGTCGGCATCGAGCTCTTACTTTCGTCAGCTCTTTTCAGTCGCTGGACAGGTGATAGAGCTGAACTTCGTGAAGGCGGAGATTTTTGAGGAAATCCTCAACTACATTTACAGCTCGAAACTCATCCGCGTCCGGTCAGACATGCTGGAGGAGCTGATTAAGTCGGGGGAGACGCTGGGGGTGAACTTCATCGCTAACCTGGGCTTGCCTCTGTCTCAGGTTAAAGGCCTGCCTGGCTTGTCAAAGGATGCTGCTGCAGGCGGGGAGGAGTCTTCCTCGGACCCCAAAGATCTGGAAAACGGCACTGGAAACCCACCGAGCGACCTCATAATCCAGGATTCGTGCACAGCAGCCATGCCCATCATAACCGAGGCGTTCTCACTGTCTGCTGAAGAGTTCAAGCAGACAGATGGCTACGTGGATGAGGACTCCGATAATGAcgatgtcattttttgctctgaGCTTGTACCCCCAAGAACGGGGGCATCGGGGAGCACAGCTCAGTCCGCTGGGCCGCCCACTGAAATTATCGACTTGGAGGGGCCTTCCGAGAAGGAAGGGGACGCATCAGGAGGAGAAGACAGCAAGGAGGTTTCCACTGCCGGCTCTTCTGAGAAGCAGGCGGAGGACGGGGACAAACCGGAACCGAACGAAAAGCCTCCTGCCAAAGCCCCAGAGGGGGACAAGCCAGCCCCTGGTCCCAGCCCTGCGCCGGCCCAGCCTGAACCCAGTCCTCGGCCCTGTCCCCCTCAGCGGGAGCCCCCTGACGCAAGTAGCAATCCACCGCCGTCCCCTGCCGGCTCCTCCTCCTGGGACAGCTTCTGTAGCCCCCCATCCACCCCTCACTTCGCCACTGCCTCCCCCTTAGAGGCCTACCATGGTCCCCCGCCCAAGGACGCCTACCATGGTCCCCCGCCCAAGGACGCCTACCATGGTCCCCCGCCCAAGGACAACCAAGAAGGCACAGGCGTCCAGAAGAAGCAGGTGACCACAGTTCTCGAAGCTTCTCCGGCAAAACCAGGGGAGTTCAAAATCAAGCTGTCGGATGTGAGGTCAGCAATCGGAGCAAAGAATGGAGCTGGGCAGAGCTCCCCCCAAAACCTGGTGGCAGGGAAAAAGACGATTACGCTAGACAAGGCGTCAGAAATAGACTCTCTGTCTACAGGGTGCAAGGTTTATGCCAACATAGGAGAAAACACCTACGACATTGTGATTCCTATGAAGGATGACCCCGGGGAGGGAGATTCAAAAGCCAGCGGAGGGAGGAAGGCGAGAATGTCCTCTCCCTACAGCCAGGACTCGCCGAGCCGGAAGAAGGTCAAGGTCCGGCACGACGACCACTACGAGCTGATCATGGACGGGCGGACCTTTTATGTGTGCATCGTGTGCAAGCGCTCCTACGTGTGCCTGACCAGCCTGAGGCGGCACTTCAACACCCACTCGTGGGAGAAGAAGTACCCCTGCCGCTACTGCGACAAGGTGTTTGCCCTGGCGGAGTACAGGACGAAGCACGAGATCTACCACACGGGGGAACGCCGGTACCAGTGCCTGCTGTGCAACGAGTTCTTCATCAACTACCAGCTGCTGTCCTCGCACTGCAAGTCGGCGCACAACCAGGACCCCTCGGGGCGCAAGGAGAAGGACGACACTGACAACAACCTGTACCGCCTGCTGCCCTGCAAGTCCCTGCAGCTCAAGCCCTACTCCTACGTCCCCAACTCCTCGGGAGGCATACCCATCATAAACGAGGAGGGGCTCGTGTACCATGTGGATCCCAGCAAGACGCCCCAGTCCAGCCCGGGGACCCAGCCCCCCAGCACGGGCAAGCAGGTGGTGAACTGGGATGATATCTTTGTTCAGCCAGGTGCGCAGCCAGAAACTTATATTAACCCCACCGAAGGCACGTCGGAGTTTGAATTTGTTATACCAGAGACCTACTGA
- the tmem255a gene encoding transmembrane protein 255A isoform X3, with amino-acid sequence MPPGQEQQANGISLSATAGSFKRRKRNSIMVTVSLLIVSLLILTIGLAATTRTQNVTVGGYYPGVILGFGSFLGIIGAHLIDNKRQMLVASIVFISFGVVAAFCCAIVDGVFAARHIVSVVQDLRPLYAGRCKYYSSVTSIDDQEVPCQTASRGSCSLRVKSNTCYCCDLYNCGNRMEVMGGYHEYMDVRSCQDVVHLYHLLWSATILNIVALFLGVVTAAVLGGFKDMTPSSGPDSYEPDPHPPRDSCEPPPPVASYSSYYNSAPCLPPYTAYDLQGSSMFPDSSGLSDDSQSAASYMWPTQIPPRYSPPYYPPDEKPPPYSP; translated from the exons ATGCCTCCCGGACAGGAGCAGCAAGCCAATGGAATAAGTCTGTCAGCCACAGCTG GTTCATtcaagagaagaaagagaaactCCATCATGGTGACAGTGTCCCTCCTCATCGTGTCCCTGCTGATTCTGACCATAGGACTGGCGGCCACCACCCGGACGCAGAACGTCACCGTGGGAGGCTACTATCCCGGTGTCATC ctcggATTCGGATCGTTTCTTGGGATCATTGGAGCCCACCTGATCGATAACAAAAGGCAGATG CTGGTGGCCTCCATTGTGTTCATCAGCTTCGGGGTGGTGGCTGCCTTCTGCTGTGCCATTGTGGACGGTGTGTTTGCTGCGAGGCACATTGTGAGTGTTGTGCAG GATCTGAGGCCTCTGTATGCTGGAAGATGCAAATACTACTCTAGTGTTACATCTATTGATGACCAAGAG GTGCCCTGCCAAACTGCTTCGCGGGGATCCTGCAGCCTGCGTGTGAAGAGCAACACCTGCTACTGCTGTGACCTGTACAACTGCGGCAA CCGCATGGAGGTGATGGGCGGCTACCACGAGTACATGGACGTGCGGAGCTGTCAGGACGTGGTGCATCTTTACCATTTGCTGTGGTCGGCCACAATACTAAATATAGTGGCTCTGTTTCTTGGAGTTGTCACAGCTGCAGTGCTGGGGGGATTTAAAGACATG ACTCCCAGCTCTGGCCCAGATAGCTATGAGCCAGACCCTCACCCCCCTCGGGATTCCTGTGAGCCCCCACCTCCGGTGGCCTCCTACAGCTCCTACTacaacagcgccccctgcctgccGCCCTACACTGCCTACGACCTGCAG GGCTCCAGCATGTTCCCGGACTCCTCCGGCCTCTCCGATGACTCGCAGTCTGCGGCCAGCTACATGTGGCCCACCCAGATTCCCCCTCGCTACTCGCCTCCGTATTACCCCCCCGACGAGAAGCCCCCTCCCTACAGCCCCTGA
- the tmem255a gene encoding transmembrane protein 255A isoform X1, which translates to MPPGQEQQANGISLSATAGSFKRRKRNSIMVTVSLLIVSLLILTIGLAATTRTQNVTVGGYYPGVILGFGSFLGIIGAHLIDNKRQMLVASIVFISFGVVAAFCCAIVDGVFAARHIVSVVQDLRPLYAGRCKYYSSVTSIDDQEVPCQTASRGSCSLRVKSNTCYCCDLYNCGKDHPLLGAQSKDILTKNQRTPMIWNRMEVMGGYHEYMDVRSCQDVVHLYHLLWSATILNIVALFLGVVTAAVLGGFKDMTPSSGPDSYEPDPHPPRDSCEPPPPVASYSSYYNSAPCLPPYTAYDLQGSSMFPDSSGLSDDSQSAASYMWPTQIPPRYSPPYYPPDEKPPPYSP; encoded by the exons ATGCCTCCCGGACAGGAGCAGCAAGCCAATGGAATAAGTCTGTCAGCCACAGCTG GTTCATtcaagagaagaaagagaaactCCATCATGGTGACAGTGTCCCTCCTCATCGTGTCCCTGCTGATTCTGACCATAGGACTGGCGGCCACCACCCGGACGCAGAACGTCACCGTGGGAGGCTACTATCCCGGTGTCATC ctcggATTCGGATCGTTTCTTGGGATCATTGGAGCCCACCTGATCGATAACAAAAGGCAGATG CTGGTGGCCTCCATTGTGTTCATCAGCTTCGGGGTGGTGGCTGCCTTCTGCTGTGCCATTGTGGACGGTGTGTTTGCTGCGAGGCACATTGTGAGTGTTGTGCAG GATCTGAGGCCTCTGTATGCTGGAAGATGCAAATACTACTCTAGTGTTACATCTATTGATGACCAAGAG GTGCCCTGCCAAACTGCTTCGCGGGGATCCTGCAGCCTGCGTGTGAAGAGCAACACCTGCTACTGCTGTGACCTGTACAACTGCGGCAA AGATCATCCTCTCTTAGGAGCTCAAAGCAAAGACATTTTGACAAAAAATCAGAGAACTCCCATGATTTGGAA CCGCATGGAGGTGATGGGCGGCTACCACGAGTACATGGACGTGCGGAGCTGTCAGGACGTGGTGCATCTTTACCATTTGCTGTGGTCGGCCACAATACTAAATATAGTGGCTCTGTTTCTTGGAGTTGTCACAGCTGCAGTGCTGGGGGGATTTAAAGACATG ACTCCCAGCTCTGGCCCAGATAGCTATGAGCCAGACCCTCACCCCCCTCGGGATTCCTGTGAGCCCCCACCTCCGGTGGCCTCCTACAGCTCCTACTacaacagcgccccctgcctgccGCCCTACACTGCCTACGACCTGCAG GGCTCCAGCATGTTCCCGGACTCCTCCGGCCTCTCCGATGACTCGCAGTCTGCGGCCAGCTACATGTGGCCCACCCAGATTCCCCCTCGCTACTCGCCTCCGTATTACCCCCCCGACGAGAAGCCCCCTCCCTACAGCCCCTGA
- the tmem255a gene encoding transmembrane protein 255A isoform X2 — MPPGQEQQANGISLSATAGSFKRRKRNSIMVTVSLLIVSLLILTIGLAATTRTQNVTVGGYYPGVILGFGSFLGIIGAHLIDNKRQMLVASIVFISFGVVAAFCCAIVDGVFAARHIDLRPLYAGRCKYYSSVTSIDDQEVPCQTASRGSCSLRVKSNTCYCCDLYNCGKDHPLLGAQSKDILTKNQRTPMIWNRMEVMGGYHEYMDVRSCQDVVHLYHLLWSATILNIVALFLGVVTAAVLGGFKDMTPSSGPDSYEPDPHPPRDSCEPPPPVASYSSYYNSAPCLPPYTAYDLQGSSMFPDSSGLSDDSQSAASYMWPTQIPPRYSPPYYPPDEKPPPYSP, encoded by the exons ATGCCTCCCGGACAGGAGCAGCAAGCCAATGGAATAAGTCTGTCAGCCACAGCTG GTTCATtcaagagaagaaagagaaactCCATCATGGTGACAGTGTCCCTCCTCATCGTGTCCCTGCTGATTCTGACCATAGGACTGGCGGCCACCACCCGGACGCAGAACGTCACCGTGGGAGGCTACTATCCCGGTGTCATC ctcggATTCGGATCGTTTCTTGGGATCATTGGAGCCCACCTGATCGATAACAAAAGGCAGATG CTGGTGGCCTCCATTGTGTTCATCAGCTTCGGGGTGGTGGCTGCCTTCTGCTGTGCCATTGTGGACGGTGTGTTTGCTGCGAGGCACATT GATCTGAGGCCTCTGTATGCTGGAAGATGCAAATACTACTCTAGTGTTACATCTATTGATGACCAAGAG GTGCCCTGCCAAACTGCTTCGCGGGGATCCTGCAGCCTGCGTGTGAAGAGCAACACCTGCTACTGCTGTGACCTGTACAACTGCGGCAA AGATCATCCTCTCTTAGGAGCTCAAAGCAAAGACATTTTGACAAAAAATCAGAGAACTCCCATGATTTGGAA CCGCATGGAGGTGATGGGCGGCTACCACGAGTACATGGACGTGCGGAGCTGTCAGGACGTGGTGCATCTTTACCATTTGCTGTGGTCGGCCACAATACTAAATATAGTGGCTCTGTTTCTTGGAGTTGTCACAGCTGCAGTGCTGGGGGGATTTAAAGACATG ACTCCCAGCTCTGGCCCAGATAGCTATGAGCCAGACCCTCACCCCCCTCGGGATTCCTGTGAGCCCCCACCTCCGGTGGCCTCCTACAGCTCCTACTacaacagcgccccctgcctgccGCCCTACACTGCCTACGACCTGCAG GGCTCCAGCATGTTCCCGGACTCCTCCGGCCTCTCCGATGACTCGCAGTCTGCGGCCAGCTACATGTGGCCCACCCAGATTCCCCCTCGCTACTCGCCTCCGTATTACCCCCCCGACGAGAAGCCCCCTCCCTACAGCCCCTGA
- the tmem255a gene encoding transmembrane protein 255A isoform X4 — protein sequence MPPGQEQQANGISLSATAGSFKRRKRNSIMVTVSLLIVSLLILTIGLAATTRTQNVTVGGYYPGVILGFGSFLGIIGAHLIDNKRQMLVASIVFISFGVVAAFCCAIVDGVFAARHIDLRPLYAGRCKYYSSVTSIDDQEVPCQTASRGSCSLRVKSNTCYCCDLYNCGNRMEVMGGYHEYMDVRSCQDVVHLYHLLWSATILNIVALFLGVVTAAVLGGFKDMTPSSGPDSYEPDPHPPRDSCEPPPPVASYSSYYNSAPCLPPYTAYDLQGSSMFPDSSGLSDDSQSAASYMWPTQIPPRYSPPYYPPDEKPPPYSP from the exons ATGCCTCCCGGACAGGAGCAGCAAGCCAATGGAATAAGTCTGTCAGCCACAGCTG GTTCATtcaagagaagaaagagaaactCCATCATGGTGACAGTGTCCCTCCTCATCGTGTCCCTGCTGATTCTGACCATAGGACTGGCGGCCACCACCCGGACGCAGAACGTCACCGTGGGAGGCTACTATCCCGGTGTCATC ctcggATTCGGATCGTTTCTTGGGATCATTGGAGCCCACCTGATCGATAACAAAAGGCAGATG CTGGTGGCCTCCATTGTGTTCATCAGCTTCGGGGTGGTGGCTGCCTTCTGCTGTGCCATTGTGGACGGTGTGTTTGCTGCGAGGCACATT GATCTGAGGCCTCTGTATGCTGGAAGATGCAAATACTACTCTAGTGTTACATCTATTGATGACCAAGAG GTGCCCTGCCAAACTGCTTCGCGGGGATCCTGCAGCCTGCGTGTGAAGAGCAACACCTGCTACTGCTGTGACCTGTACAACTGCGGCAA CCGCATGGAGGTGATGGGCGGCTACCACGAGTACATGGACGTGCGGAGCTGTCAGGACGTGGTGCATCTTTACCATTTGCTGTGGTCGGCCACAATACTAAATATAGTGGCTCTGTTTCTTGGAGTTGTCACAGCTGCAGTGCTGGGGGGATTTAAAGACATG ACTCCCAGCTCTGGCCCAGATAGCTATGAGCCAGACCCTCACCCCCCTCGGGATTCCTGTGAGCCCCCACCTCCGGTGGCCTCCTACAGCTCCTACTacaacagcgccccctgcctgccGCCCTACACTGCCTACGACCTGCAG GGCTCCAGCATGTTCCCGGACTCCTCCGGCCTCTCCGATGACTCGCAGTCTGCGGCCAGCTACATGTGGCCCACCCAGATTCCCCCTCGCTACTCGCCTCCGTATTACCCCCCCGACGAGAAGCCCCCTCCCTACAGCCCCTGA
- the atp1b4 gene encoding protein ATP1B4, which yields MEPDTTAGGAEEQHHGNYLPKAAGETEAQQEPAAAEGSEEEEEESEEESDDEEPGFERWKPKPKPKKTCKEVMADLKKYLWNPETREFMGRSGKSWSLIILFYLALYSFLAAMFAACMCGLLWSISPYNPTYSDRVVPPGMMMSPSLNGFDISFNASDRSSWEKYTEALQSYLRPYNDSLQEERNIDCRDKEDYFRQDFQPESAERKACWFKRSWLKECSGVQDPDFGYSQGKPCVVLKMNRILGYLPGEGTAINVTCHAQKGGPENLGDIQFYPDNVFSKKYYPYYGKLRHVNYTSPLVAVQLPSVQLDVPLTVQCKLNGKGIINDSPYDRFLGRITFTLRVGA from the exons ATGGAGCCGGATACCACCGCGGGCGGGGCGGAGGAGCAGCACCATGGAAACTACCTCCCGAAAGCG GCAGGTGAGACGGAGGCCCAGCAGGAGCCGGCTGCGGCAGAAGgctctgaggaagaggaggaggagtccGAGGAGGAGTCAGACGATGAAGAGCCTGGTTTCGAGAGGTGGAAGCCGAAGCCAAAGCCGAAGAAGACCTGTAAGGAGGTCATGGCGGATCTGAAGAAGTATCTCTGGAACCCCGAAACCAGGGAGTTTATGGGACGGTCTGGAAAAAGCTGGA GCCTCATTATCCTCTTCTACCTGGCTCTGTACTCCTTCCTGGCCGCCATGTTTGCAGCCTGCATGTGCGGCCTGTTGTGGAGCATCAGCCCGTACAATCCCACCTACAGCGACAGAGTGGTCCCGCCAG GCATGATGATGTCGCCCAGCCTGAACGGCTTCGACATCTCCTTCAACGCCTCGGACCGCAGCTCCTGGGAGAAGTACACGGAGGCCCTGCAGTCCTACCTGAGAC cGTATAATGACAGCCTTCAAGAGGAGAGGAATATCGATTGCCGTGATAAAGAAGACTACTTCAGGCAGGACTTTCAGCCAGAGAGCGCTGAGCGCAAAGCCTGCTGGTTCAAAAGGTCCTGGTTGAAAGAGTGCTCGGGCGTCCAGGATCCCGACTTCGGCTACTCTCAGGGAAAACCTTGCGTTGTGCTCAAGATGAACCGG ATCCTGGGCTACCTGCCTGGAGAAGGCACTGCTATCAACGTGACATGCCATGCTCAG AAAGGTGGACCAGAAAACCTTGGAGACATACAGTTCTATCCCGACAACGTCTTCAGCAAGAAGTACTACCCTTACTATGGGAAACTGAGACAT GTGAACTACACATCCCCGCTGGTGGCGGTGCAGCTCCCCAGCGTGCAGCTGGACGTCCCGCTGACGGTGCAGTGCAAGCTCAACGGCAAGGGCATCATCAACGACTCCCCGTACGACCGCTTCCTGGGCAGGATCACCTTCACGCTCAGGGTCGGGGCCTGA